A region from the Aegilops tauschii subsp. strangulata cultivar AL8/78 chromosome 5, Aet v6.0, whole genome shotgun sequence genome encodes:
- the LOC109774598 gene encoding protein ACCUMULATION AND REPLICATION OF CHLOROPLASTS 3, chloroplastic isoform X1 gives MSAQYHEHSQRALTTNDFPFRFASPLTGGSHQPPHAVAAYGLQAHRRPFLASSSSMAASVRGVLMVPLPPPLASPRRLALSPRRRRRRLPRVRAAAVEPVEVVGVGSRKDAVIDFCLGSRTLSSTPIRFWTVHVDNSEVQFIPRIQDTETAVGVLERPLSLHPCPSAVIIVASAGQEADQIAALELLSATKSADNLAASIFLKPFCFEGQRRQLEASDLIVKFQACSNFHIVIEADSLLETEVETLAEALESANNAVLSTISMISIMMSGFNQMFWSSLDAQIKEVDPDEVGKLLKSYGEARVGFGAGYNVQSAIKQAVLHCPFLRGGIKDLNNVVFLSLTTSRVLAESDMISILHIFRRVTGFTKDIIFSRNSEPDLEPKLIVVSLLTIRNARDENVASVKEGFLLSMALHFPFISSLMGGDTQELRQARLNHSFSQLPDSGLSLADQGLPEHFSVSNDATVSNLRSDKIENIKSERECDNSNGRIHPEFKEANLESDGETSIDVGREDPSSQQERNFWSNAFGIAQLWAKERTTTGRSNKRNELDYITLPVGVKSLEVQYDHSPNTQPETHNATDSTPLSTGHAVSGTSLSGVGLEKVMEICSSAAAFLKGRMDKSRKRGSAASRAASMLDAEREPEKTWSPIVEIQFGEGTYRGRCQEGVPEGKGRLTYSDGSIYDGLWRYGKRSGLGTLYYSNGDVFHGTWRDDLIHGKGWYYFHSGDRWFANFWKGKANGEGRFYAKDGSILFGHFQNGWRHGECLLIDGNGSRWLEVWDDGVLTGRTKLEE, from the exons ATGTCGGCCCAGTACCACGAGCACAGTCAGAGAGCACTAACGACCAACGATTTCCCTTTTCGCTTTGCCTCACCGCTCACCGGCGGCTCACACCAGCCGCCGCACGCCGTCGCGGCGTACGGCCTCCAAGCCCACCGCCGGCCATTTCTCGCCTCCTCTTCGTCCATGGCGGCTTCGGTGCGAGGCGTCCTGATGGTCCCGCTCCCGCCTCCGCTCGcttccccgcgccgcctcgccctgTCCCCGCGGaggcgccgccgtcgcctccccaGGGTCCGCGCGGCTGCGGTGGAGCCCGTCGAGGTGGTGGGCGTCGGGAGCCGGAAGGACGCCGTCATCGACTTCTGCCTCGGCTCCCGCACCCTCTCCTCCACCCCGATCCGCTTCTG GACAGTACATGTGGATAATTCTGAAGTGCAATTCATACCGAGAATTCAGGATACAG AGACAGCAGTTGGAGTCTTGGAACGTCCCTTATCTCTTCATCCTTGCCCGTCGGCGGTTATTATT GTTGCAAGTGCCGGACAGGAGGCTGATCAAATCGCTGCACTGGAGCTTCTAAGTGCTACCAAATCTGCTGATAATCTGGCTGCATCAATATTTTTGAAGCCCTTTTGTTTCGAGGGACAAAGACGGCAATTGGAG GCATCTGATTTGATTGTTAAATTTCAAGCATGCTCGAATTTTCACATTG TTATTGAAGCTGATTCACTGCTTGAGACGGAAGTGGAAACTCTTGCTGAAGCTTTGGAAAGTGCCAATAATGCTGTCCTCTCAACTATTAGTATGATATCCATCATGATGTCG GGATTTAATCAAATGTTCTGGAGCTCCCTTGATGCACAAATTAAGGAAGTTGATCCTGATGAAGTAGGCAAA CTACTCAAAAGCTATGGGGAAGCTAGGGTTGGATTTGGTGCTGGTTATAATGTCCAATCAGCTATTAAACAGGCTGTTCTTCACTGTCCATTTCTTCGTGGTGGCATAAAG GACTTGAACAATGTTGTTTTTCTGTCGCTTACAACTTCCCGGGTATTGGCCGAGAGTGATATGATCTCCATTCTACACATCTTTCGTCGAGTTACTGGGTTCACTAAGGACATTATATTTTCTAGAAATTCTGAACCTGATCTAGAGCCAAAACTCATAGTAGTTTCTCTTCTAACAATTCG AAATGCCCGTGATGAAAATGTTGCCTCAGTAAAGGAGGGGTTTCTTTTGAGCATGGCTTTGCATTTTCCTTTtatatcatctcttatgggaggAGATACTCAGGAGCTTAGACAAGCTCGGTTAAATCACTCATTCAGCCAATTGCCTGACAGTGGATTGAGCTTAGCGGATCAAGGATTGCCAGAACATTTCAGTGTTTCTAATGATGCTACTGTTTCTAATTTACGTTCTGACAAAATAGAAAATATCAAATCTGAGAG GGAATGTGATAACAGTAATGGGAGAATACATCCAGAGTTTAAAGAAGCTAATTTAGAGTCTGATGGAGAAACTAGTATAGATGTTGGCAGAG AGGATCCAAGTTCACAACAGGAGCGTAATTTCTGGAGTAATGCCTTTGGTATCGCACAATTGTGGGCTAAAGAGCGGACCACAACAGGTAGAAGCAATAAAAGGAATGAGCTCGATTATATCACTCTGCCTGTTGGTGTAAAATCTCTTGAGGTTCAGTATGATCATTCTCCAAATACACAGCCTGAAACCCATAATGCTACCGATAGCACACCTCTATCTACTGGGCATGCTGTCTCTGGAACCTCACTTTCTGGTGTTGGTTTGGAGAAAGTGATGGAGATATGTAGTTCTGCAGCGGCATTTCTAAAGGGCAGAATGGATAAATCTCGAAAACGTGGTTCTGCTGCCAGCCGAGCTGCATCGATGCTC GATGCAGAAAGAGAACCCGAAAAAACATGGAGCCCAATAGTTGAAATACAGTTTGGAGAAGGGACTTACAGAGGGAGATGCCAAGAAGGTGTCCCTGAAGGAAAG GGACGCTTAACCTACAGTGATGGTAGCATCTATGATGGACTCTGGAGGTATGGCAAGAGATCCGGTTTGGGAACACTTTATTACAGTAATGGTGATGTATTTCATGGAACATGGAGGGACGATCTTATTCATGGAAAG GGTTGGTACTATTTTCACAGTGGTGACCGTTGGTTTGCGAATTTCTGGAAGGGGAAGGCTAATGGCGAGGGGAGATTTTATGCCAAGGATGGGAGTATACTCTTTGGCCATTTTCAAAATGGATGGCGTCATGGAGAGTGCCTGTTGATAGATGGGAATGGATCAAG GTGGCTTGAAGTTTGGGACGATGGTGTACTTACCGGACGGACTAAATTGGAAGAATAG
- the LOC109774598 gene encoding uncharacterized protein isoform X2, which yields MSAQYHEHSQRALTTNDFPFRFASPLTGGSHQPPHAVAAYGLQAHRRPFLASSSSMAASVRGVLMVPLPPPLASPRRLALSPRRRRRRLPRVRAAAVEPVEVVGVGSRKDAVIDFCLGSRTLSSTPIRFWTVHVDNSEVQFIPRIQDTETAVGVLERPLSLHPCPSAVIIVASAGQEADQIAALELLSATKSADNLAASIFLKPFCFEGQRRQLEASDLIVKFQACSNFHIVIEADSLLETEVETLAEALESANNAVLSTISMISIMMSGFNQMFWSSLDAQIKEVDPDEVGKLLKSYGEARVGFGAGYNVQSAIKQAVLHCPFLRGGIKDLNNVVFLSLTTSRVLAESDMISILHIFRRVTGFTKDIIFSRNSEPDLEPKLIVVSLLTIRNARDENVASVKEGFLLSMALHFPFISSLMGGDTQELRQARLNHSFSQLPDSGLSLADQGLPEHFSVSNDATVSNLRSDKIENIKSERECDNSNGRIHPEFKEANLESDGETSIDVGREDPSSQQERNFWSNAFGIAQLWAKERTTTGRSNKRNELDYITLPVGVKSLEVQYDHSPNTQPETHNATDSTPLSTGHAVSGTSLSGVGLEKVMEICSSAAAFLKGRMDKSRKRGSAASRAASMLVHQIGCLVSPAQTGCTQNHPPNSLSSYSSSSCVAVVPSYFCQIRRLVLPTQIG from the exons ATGTCGGCCCAGTACCACGAGCACAGTCAGAGAGCACTAACGACCAACGATTTCCCTTTTCGCTTTGCCTCACCGCTCACCGGCGGCTCACACCAGCCGCCGCACGCCGTCGCGGCGTACGGCCTCCAAGCCCACCGCCGGCCATTTCTCGCCTCCTCTTCGTCCATGGCGGCTTCGGTGCGAGGCGTCCTGATGGTCCCGCTCCCGCCTCCGCTCGcttccccgcgccgcctcgccctgTCCCCGCGGaggcgccgccgtcgcctccccaGGGTCCGCGCGGCTGCGGTGGAGCCCGTCGAGGTGGTGGGCGTCGGGAGCCGGAAGGACGCCGTCATCGACTTCTGCCTCGGCTCCCGCACCCTCTCCTCCACCCCGATCCGCTTCTG GACAGTACATGTGGATAATTCTGAAGTGCAATTCATACCGAGAATTCAGGATACAG AGACAGCAGTTGGAGTCTTGGAACGTCCCTTATCTCTTCATCCTTGCCCGTCGGCGGTTATTATT GTTGCAAGTGCCGGACAGGAGGCTGATCAAATCGCTGCACTGGAGCTTCTAAGTGCTACCAAATCTGCTGATAATCTGGCTGCATCAATATTTTTGAAGCCCTTTTGTTTCGAGGGACAAAGACGGCAATTGGAG GCATCTGATTTGATTGTTAAATTTCAAGCATGCTCGAATTTTCACATTG TTATTGAAGCTGATTCACTGCTTGAGACGGAAGTGGAAACTCTTGCTGAAGCTTTGGAAAGTGCCAATAATGCTGTCCTCTCAACTATTAGTATGATATCCATCATGATGTCG GGATTTAATCAAATGTTCTGGAGCTCCCTTGATGCACAAATTAAGGAAGTTGATCCTGATGAAGTAGGCAAA CTACTCAAAAGCTATGGGGAAGCTAGGGTTGGATTTGGTGCTGGTTATAATGTCCAATCAGCTATTAAACAGGCTGTTCTTCACTGTCCATTTCTTCGTGGTGGCATAAAG GACTTGAACAATGTTGTTTTTCTGTCGCTTACAACTTCCCGGGTATTGGCCGAGAGTGATATGATCTCCATTCTACACATCTTTCGTCGAGTTACTGGGTTCACTAAGGACATTATATTTTCTAGAAATTCTGAACCTGATCTAGAGCCAAAACTCATAGTAGTTTCTCTTCTAACAATTCG AAATGCCCGTGATGAAAATGTTGCCTCAGTAAAGGAGGGGTTTCTTTTGAGCATGGCTTTGCATTTTCCTTTtatatcatctcttatgggaggAGATACTCAGGAGCTTAGACAAGCTCGGTTAAATCACTCATTCAGCCAATTGCCTGACAGTGGATTGAGCTTAGCGGATCAAGGATTGCCAGAACATTTCAGTGTTTCTAATGATGCTACTGTTTCTAATTTACGTTCTGACAAAATAGAAAATATCAAATCTGAGAG GGAATGTGATAACAGTAATGGGAGAATACATCCAGAGTTTAAAGAAGCTAATTTAGAGTCTGATGGAGAAACTAGTATAGATGTTGGCAGAG AGGATCCAAGTTCACAACAGGAGCGTAATTTCTGGAGTAATGCCTTTGGTATCGCACAATTGTGGGCTAAAGAGCGGACCACAACAGGTAGAAGCAATAAAAGGAATGAGCTCGATTATATCACTCTGCCTGTTGGTGTAAAATCTCTTGAGGTTCAGTATGATCATTCTCCAAATACACAGCCTGAAACCCATAATGCTACCGATAGCACACCTCTATCTACTGGGCATGCTGTCTCTGGAACCTCACTTTCTGGTGTTGGTTTGGAGAAAGTGATGGAGATATGTAGTTCTGCAGCGGCATTTCTAAAGGGCAGAATGGATAAATCTCGAAAACGTGGTTCTGCTGCCAGCCGAGCTGCATCGATGCTC GTTCATCAAATCGGATGCCTGGTTTCGCCAGCCCAAACTGGGTGCACTCAAAACCACCCTCCTAATTCCCTCTCCAGCTATTCATCATCATCATGTGTTGCAGTTGTTCCTTCGTATTTTTGCCAAATCAGACGCCTGGTTTTGCCTACCCAAATTGGATAA
- the LOC109774599 gene encoding phytoene synthase 2, chloroplastic, whose product MLSTGRAVTSPACAAQRRFMGAAPRTVVFLAGDHGKRAAASVAARAAGPSHPGVCLEAAAPWSMEDVAAPVTVSYEESVRQVVLKQAALAASTTPRKARLSRRDAGVLDEAFDRCGAVCKEYAKTFYLATQLMTPERRRAIWAIYVWCRRTDELVDGPNAAHTSALALDRWESRLDGVFAGRPYDMLDAALADAVAAFPAVDERPFRDMVQGMRMDLAKSRYATFDELYLYCYRVAGTVGLMTVPVMGVSPGSQAGVETVYAGALALGVANQLTNILRDVGEDARRGRIYLPQDELATAGISEADIFAGRVTVEWRSFMKGQIARARAYFQQAEQGAAELNQESRWPVWASLLLYRQILDEIEANGYDNFSKRAYVPKAKKLAALPKAYLRSLMPPPSSQRRR is encoded by the exons ATGCTCTCCACCGGCCGCGCGGTGACCTCGCCCGCGTGCGCTGCCCAGCGCCGGTTCATGGGCGCGGCGCCAAGGACGGTGGTGTTCCTCGCCGGCGACCACGGGAAGCGAGCTGCTGCTTCTGTGGCAGCGCGCGCCGCCGGCCCGTCCCACCCCGGTGTCTGCCTCGAGGCGGCCGCGCCGTGGAGCATGGAGGACGTCGCGGCGCCGGTGACCGTGTCGTACGAGGAGAGCGTGCGCCAGGTCGTGCTCAAGCAGGCGGCGCTCGCGGCCTCGACCACGCCGAGGAAGGCGCGGCTTTCCAGGCgcgacgccggcgtgctggacGAGGCCTTCGACCGCTGCGGCGCGGTGTGCAAGGAGTACGCCAAGACGTTCTACCTGGCCACGCAGCTCATGACGCCGGAGCGGAGGCGGGCGATCTGGGCAATATACG TGTGGTGCCGTAGGACGGACGAGCTGGTGGACGGCCCGAACGCGGCGCACACGTCGGCGCTGGCGCTGGACCGCTGGGAGTCGCGCCTCGACGGCGTCTTCGCCGGCCGGCCCTACGACATGCTCGACGCGGCGCTGGCCGACGCCGTGGCCGCCTTCCCGGCCGTCGACGAGCGGCCGTTCCGGGACATGGTCCAGGGCATGCGCATGGACCTCGCCAAGTCCCGCTACGCCACCTTCGACGAGCTCTACCTCTACTGCTACCGCGTGGCCGGCACGGTCGGGCTCATGACCGTCCCCGTCATGGGCGTCTCCCCGGGCTCCCAGGCGGGCGTCGAGACGGTGTACGCCGGTGCGCTCGCCCTCGGCGTCGCCAACCAGCTCACCAACATCCTCAGGGACGTCGGCGAGGA TGCGAGGAGGGGCAGGATCTACCTGCCGCAGGACGAGCTCGCCACGGCCGGCATCTCCGAGGCGGACATCTTCGCCGGTCGCGTCACCGTCGAGTGGAGGAGCTTCATGAAGGGACAGATTGCGAGGGCCAGGGCCTACTTCCAGCAGGCCGAGCAAGGCGCCGCCGAGCTCAACCAGGAGAGCCGATGGCCG GTGTGGGCATCTCTGCTTCTGTACCGGCAGATCCTGGACGAGATCGAGGCCAACGGCTACGACAACTTCAGCAAGCGAGCCTACGTTCCCAAGGCCAAGAAGCTGGCGGCGCTGCCCAAAGCTTACCTCAGGTCCCTCATGCCTCCTCCTTCTTCGCAGAGGCGCCGTTGA
- the LOC109774600 gene encoding protein ELC-like — protein MAPSPSPPPPASGAQYAHQFLNTALSQRGPSALPYAEDVKWLIRNHLVALADAFPSLHPKAALFTHNDGRAAHLLQADGTVPIHHAGATYNLPAVIWLPETYPRSPPLVFLSPTRDMLIKPHHPLVDRSGLVANAPYLRSWVFPSSNLLDLVRSLSHLFGLDPPLFTRSVAAPSPTPPPAHPAPPPAAASPAMRPEAVYAPVPRPYRFPASPQLAARQPPTEDPAEVFKRNAISKLVDTAYADAAALRTAREAEVDSLFAVQAELRGRGEAVNDGVRRITEEKETLERRLQDVVMATDVIEAWVAENRKGAADDATEAEGAIQPADVLSRQMLECTATDLALEDTIYALDKAVQEGSVPFDGYLRSVRALAREQFFQRVLCTKVNNAQQQAQVARMAARAPQYAS, from the coding sequence atggcgccgtcgccgtccccgccgccgccggcgagcgGAGCGCAGTACGCGCACCAGTTCCTCAACACCGCCCTCTCCCAGCGCGGTCCCTCGGCGCTCCCCTACGCGGAGGACGTCAAGTGGCTCATCCGCAACCACCTCGTCGCCCTCGCCGACGCCTTCCCCTCGCTCCACCCCAAGGCGGCCCTCTTCACCCACaacgacggccgcgccgcgcacCTGCTCCAGGCCGACGGCACCGTCCCCATCCACCACGCCGGGGCAACCTACAACCTGCCCGCCGTCATCTGGCTGCCCGAGACCTACCCGCGCTCCCCGCCCCTCGTCTTCCTCTCCCCCACCCGCGACATGCTCATCAAGCCCCACCACCCGCTCGTCGACCGCTCCGGCCTCGTCGCCAACGCCCCCTACCTCCGCTCCTGGGTCTTCCCCTCCTCCAACCTCCTCGACCTCGTCAGATCCCTCTCCCACCTCTTCGGCCTCGACCCGCCGCTCTTCACCAGATCCGTCGCAGCCCCGTCTCCCACTCCTCCTCCCGCTCATCCTgctcctcctcccgccgccgcctcccccgccaTGCGCCCCGAGGCCGTCTACGCTCCTGTCCCTCGCCCGTACAGGTTCCCGGCATCGCCCCAGCTCGCCGCGCGCCAGCCGCCCACAGAGGACCCAGCTGAGGTCTTCAAGCGCAACGCCATCTCCAAGCTTGTCGACACCGCCTACGCGGACGCTGCCGCCCTGCGCACCGCCCGCGAGGCAGAGGTCGACTCCCTCTTCGCCGTGCAGGCCGAGCTGCGTGGCCGAGGGGAGGCGGTGAACGATGGGGTTCGCAGGATCACGGAGGAGAAGGAGACGCTCGAGCGCCGGCTTCAGGACGTGGTGATGGCCACTGACGTCATTGAGGCCTGGGTTGCCGAGAACCGCAAGGGGGCTGCCGACGATGCCACTGAGGCGGAGGGGGCCATCCAGCCTGCTGACGTGCTGTCCAGGCAGATGCTGGAGTGCACAGCTACTGATTTGGCACTCGAGGACACCATCTACGCGCTTGACAAAGCTGTCCAGGAAGGATCGGTGCCCTTCGACGGCTACCTCAGGAGCGTGCGCGCACTTGCACGGGAGCAGTTCTTCCAGCGTGTCCTCTGCACCAAGGTTAACAATGCGCAGCAGCAGGCACAGGTTGCTAGGATGGCAGCACGGGCACCACAGTACGCCTCCTAG